The proteins below come from a single Salinilacihabitans rarus genomic window:
- a CDS encoding 50S ribosomal protein L21e, whose protein sequence is MPNSNGPRQGTRKKLANDPRERGTSPPQRAIQEYDVGQNVHLKIDPSVSNGRFHPRFDGQTGEVVGKQGSAFKVRVTDGGKEKTLIVTAAHLTGQKGEDNLPDQE, encoded by the coding sequence ATGCCGAACTCCAATGGACCTCGCCAGGGAACCCGGAAGAAACTCGCCAACGATCCCCGAGAGCGCGGCACCTCCCCGCCACAGCGGGCGATCCAGGAGTACGACGTGGGCCAGAATGTCCACCTCAAGATCGACCCGAGCGTCTCCAACGGACGCTTTCACCCGCGCTTCGACGGTCAGACCGGCGAAGTCGTCGGCAAGCAGGGCAGCGCGTTCAAGGTACGCGTCACCGACGGCGGCAAAGAGAAGACGCTGATCGTGACGGCTGCCCACCTCACGGGCCAGAAAGGCGAGGACAACCTGCCCGACCAGGAATGA
- a CDS encoding RNA polymerase Rpb4 family protein codes for MTIFKEIVDEEYLTVPEVKELLADIEAERALDEDRELRYELARAIEHVNRFAVLDPEESRELVEELRELEKVDEATAYKIANLLPRNRDELRSVFAQQRYSLSGDELDEILDVVARYV; via the coding sequence ATGACGATCTTCAAGGAGATCGTCGACGAGGAGTACCTGACGGTTCCGGAGGTCAAGGAGCTACTCGCCGACATCGAGGCCGAGCGCGCCCTCGACGAGGACCGCGAACTCCGCTACGAACTCGCGCGGGCGATCGAACACGTCAACCGGTTTGCGGTCCTCGACCCCGAGGAGTCCCGGGAACTGGTCGAGGAACTGCGCGAACTCGAGAAGGTCGACGAGGCGACGGCGTACAAGATCGCCAACCTCCTGCCGCGGAACCGCGACGAACTGCGGTCGGTCTTCGCCCAGCAGCGCTACTCGCTCTCCGGGGACGAACTCGACGAGATTCTGGACGTGGTCGCCCGCTACGTCTGA
- a CDS encoding DUF655 domain-containing protein, whose product MSDSERDEGDVRRAVVLDYLPHGLSGDDRPRYQKSPAGYAMGVDDFQLYEVAFDEDVRVTIGRRVVVEPTEEREAVVQCRSVEYGDLSSGAQSEIEYVVHDLVEEDEERFVDFYNEAQPITLRLHQLNLLPGIGKKLRNGILEERKRKPFESFDDLEERVSGLHDPDEILVERILEELRDDDLKYRTFVGRRERAE is encoded by the coding sequence ATGAGTGACTCCGAACGCGACGAGGGCGACGTTCGCCGCGCGGTCGTGCTGGACTACCTCCCGCACGGCCTCTCCGGCGACGACCGTCCGCGGTACCAGAAGTCGCCGGCGGGATACGCGATGGGCGTCGACGACTTCCAGCTGTACGAGGTCGCCTTCGACGAGGACGTCCGCGTGACCATCGGTCGGCGCGTCGTCGTCGAACCGACCGAAGAGCGCGAGGCGGTCGTCCAGTGTCGGTCCGTCGAGTACGGGGACCTCTCCTCGGGCGCCCAGTCCGAGATCGAGTACGTCGTCCACGACCTCGTCGAGGAGGACGAGGAGCGGTTCGTCGACTTCTACAACGAGGCCCAGCCGATCACGCTGCGGCTCCACCAGCTGAATCTCCTGCCCGGCATCGGGAAGAAGCTACGAAACGGCATCCTAGAGGAGCGAAAGCGCAAGCCGTTCGAGAGCTTCGATGACCTGGAGGAGCGCGTCTCGGGGCTGCACGACCCCGACGAGATCCTCGTCGAGCGGATCCTCGAGGAACTGCGCGACGACGACCTGAAGTACCGCACGTTCGTGGGCCGGCGCGAGCGCGCGGAGTGA
- a CDS encoding 16S ribosomal RNA methyltransferase A, whose amino-acid sequence MRDPDGLLARAGVRGDPDRDQHFLVDDRVLDRLPTYLGDADASHLLEVGGGTGALTDRLLAAGDEVTVVERDRTLAGFLREEFADELASGRLTVIEGDALEVDLPPFTASVSNLPYGVSSEVTFRLLPEKRPLVLMYQREFAERMVADPGTSEYGRLSVSTQHFADAEIVETVPKEAFSPPPAVESAVVRLTPREPDYEVADEAFFLRFVKALFTQRRKTMRNAIRNTAHISGLDDPDAVVDAADEDLLGERAGAVTPAEFASLARLAADVGGIEDDDE is encoded by the coding sequence ATGAGAGACCCAGACGGGCTGCTCGCCCGGGCCGGCGTGCGCGGCGACCCGGACCGCGACCAGCACTTCCTCGTCGACGACCGCGTCCTCGACCGGTTGCCGACGTACCTCGGGGACGCCGACGCCTCCCACCTGCTGGAGGTCGGCGGGGGGACGGGCGCGCTGACCGACCGCCTGCTGGCGGCCGGCGACGAGGTGACCGTCGTCGAGCGCGACCGGACGCTGGCCGGGTTCCTCCGCGAGGAGTTCGCCGACGAACTCGCGAGCGGCCGGCTCACCGTGATCGAGGGCGACGCACTGGAGGTCGACCTCCCCCCGTTCACGGCGTCGGTCTCGAACCTCCCGTACGGCGTGTCGAGCGAGGTCACCTTCCGGCTGCTGCCCGAGAAGCGCCCGCTCGTGTTGATGTACCAGCGGGAGTTCGCCGAGCGGATGGTCGCCGACCCCGGAACGTCCGAGTACGGCCGGCTCTCGGTGTCGACCCAGCACTTCGCCGACGCCGAAATCGTCGAGACGGTGCCGAAGGAGGCGTTCTCGCCGCCGCCGGCCGTCGAGAGCGCCGTCGTCCGGCTCACCCCCCGCGAGCCCGACTACGAGGTGGCCGACGAGGCGTTCTTCCTGCGGTTCGTGAAGGCGCTGTTCACCCAGCGGCGCAAGACGATGCGCAACGCGATCCGGAACACGGCGCACATCTCGGGGCTCGACGACCCCGACGCGGTCGTCGACGCGGCAGACGAGGACCTGCTCGGCGAGCGCGCCGGCGCGGTGACGCCCGCCGAGTTCGCGTCGCTGGCGCGGCTCGCGGCCGACGTCGGGGGGATCGAGGACGACGATGAGTGA
- a CDS encoding mechanosensitive ion channel family protein, with product MSELVSALDALARQFPTTEQRLAVTFAAVGTLLFVLLSYRDLQERVAERTRPLYADVVSTVVLAGTTALTIAVTLGVWGQTTRVQDAYASLGLGESVLPNAILSLVIVVVAMVVSRFIRRILQELLSNATAVTDHQREVTNRLTQAVIWSVTLVAVLATWIDDLSGVIVGAGVLGVVIGMAARQTLGTMLAGFVLMFSRPFEIGDWIEIEGDEGIVTDISIFNTRIQSFDGEYVMVPNDLVGSSMVTNRSRRGRLRVEVEVGVDYDADLDRAAELAEAAIEEVEQAMDAPSPQVVAKAFGDSAIVLGVRFWIDKPSSRRRWRARTAAIGAIKRAFEAEGIKIPFPQRELSGRAETGGFRVDDGGRGPEDDRQAGVAETPAEDD from the coding sequence ATGTCCGAGCTAGTCAGCGCCCTCGACGCCCTCGCCAGGCAGTTCCCGACGACCGAGCAGCGGCTGGCGGTGACGTTCGCCGCCGTCGGCACGCTGCTGTTCGTCCTGCTTTCCTACCGCGACCTCCAGGAGCGGGTCGCCGAGCGGACGCGTCCGCTGTACGCCGACGTCGTCTCGACGGTCGTCCTCGCCGGGACGACCGCGCTGACCATCGCGGTGACCCTCGGCGTCTGGGGGCAGACGACCCGGGTGCAAGACGCCTACGCCAGCCTCGGGCTGGGAGAGTCCGTTCTGCCCAACGCGATCCTCTCGCTCGTGATCGTCGTCGTCGCGATGGTCGTCTCGCGGTTCATCCGCCGGATCCTCCAGGAGTTGCTGAGCAACGCGACCGCCGTGACGGACCACCAGCGGGAGGTGACGAACCGGCTGACGCAGGCGGTCATCTGGTCGGTCACGCTCGTCGCCGTCCTCGCGACCTGGATCGACGACCTGAGCGGGGTCATCGTCGGGGCCGGCGTGCTCGGCGTCGTCATCGGGATGGCTGCCCGCCAGACCCTCGGGACGATGCTCGCGGGGTTCGTCCTCATGTTCTCGCGGCCGTTCGAGATCGGCGACTGGATCGAGATCGAGGGCGACGAGGGGATCGTCACCGACATCTCGATTTTCAACACGCGGATCCAGTCGTTCGACGGCGAGTACGTGATGGTCCCGAACGACCTCGTCGGGTCGAGCATGGTGACGAACCGCTCGCGGCGCGGGCGCCTGCGCGTCGAAGTCGAGGTGGGCGTCGACTACGACGCGGACCTCGACCGGGCGGCCGAACTCGCCGAGGCGGCGATCGAGGAGGTAGAGCAGGCGATGGACGCGCCGTCGCCGCAGGTCGTCGCGAAGGCGTTCGGCGACTCGGCGATCGTACTCGGGGTGCGCTTCTGGATCGACAAGCCGAGTTCGCGCCGGCGCTGGCGGGCCCGCACGGCCGCCATCGGGGCGATCAAGCGCGCGTTCGAGGCGGAGGGGATCAAGATCCCCTTCCCGCAGCGCGAACTCTCCGGGCGGGCCGAGACCGGCGGCTTCCGCGTCGACGACGGCGGGAGGGGACCCGAGGACGACCGACAGGCGGGCGTCGCCGAAACGCCCGCGGAGGACGACTAG
- a CDS encoding HemK2/MTQ2 family protein methyltransferase: MDLADRRGLETDVYQPAEDSRLLAEAAVDRLDDDALVLEVGTGSGYVAERIAAGTDARVIASDLNPHACEQARERGLEAVRADLVSPFADGAFDAVAFNPPYLPTDPDAEWDDWMERALSGGADGRAVIDPFLDAVGRVLAPDGVVFLLVSSLTGVDDVVERAGEAGFGAVAVADESFPFETLTVLELVR, from the coding sequence ATGGACCTCGCCGACCGCCGCGGCCTCGAAACGGACGTCTACCAGCCCGCCGAGGACTCGCGGCTGCTGGCGGAGGCGGCCGTCGACCGACTCGACGACGACGCCCTCGTCCTCGAAGTCGGTACCGGCTCGGGGTACGTCGCCGAGCGGATCGCCGCGGGGACCGACGCCCGCGTGATCGCCTCGGACCTGAACCCGCACGCGTGCGAGCAGGCACGCGAGCGCGGCCTCGAAGCCGTCCGTGCCGACCTCGTCTCGCCGTTCGCCGACGGCGCGTTCGACGCGGTGGCGTTCAACCCGCCGTACCTGCCGACCGACCCCGACGCCGAGTGGGACGACTGGATGGAGCGTGCCCTCTCGGGCGGCGCGGACGGCCGGGCGGTGATCGACCCGTTCCTCGACGCGGTCGGTCGGGTGCTCGCGCCCGACGGCGTCGTGTTCCTGCTCGTGAGCAGCCTCACCGGCGTCGACGACGTGGTCGAGCGCGCCGGCGAGGCGGGCTTCGGCGCGGTCGCCGTCGCCGACGAGTCGTTCCCGTTCGAGACGCTGACGGTGCTGGAACTGGTCCGGTGA
- a CDS encoding 5-methyltetrahydropteroyltriglutamate--homocysteine methyltransferase gives MTDYVSTTPGLFPLPDWAKDDLSDRKGHQKGDLISGDEGEEITAVYEDAREDVIDLQREAGLDRVVEGQLRWDDMLAHPLAVHDAVETRGIVRYYDNNNFYREPVVTDDLGFSGDVAGELESAADLTDGGLQAVLPGPYSLSDLATDEHYGDDAAFLAAVADFLAGEVEAFPDHETLFLLEPSLVETPPDDGADERASEAIDAVAAATDADVVVQPYWGALDEKVHAHLLDADVDAVGYDFVADHEANRYLLQEYGTKGDVALGLADGQNTLVEEPEAIRERADWVFEHLPVTEFDTVYLTTNTETFYLPYGKFEEKLAALAEAATLPEVTPA, from the coding sequence ATGACCGACTACGTCTCGACCACTCCGGGGCTGTTCCCGCTCCCGGACTGGGCGAAAGACGACCTCTCGGACCGCAAGGGCCACCAGAAAGGCGACCTCATAAGCGGCGACGAGGGCGAGGAGATCACCGCCGTCTACGAGGACGCGCGCGAGGACGTGATCGACCTCCAGCGCGAGGCCGGCCTCGACCGCGTCGTCGAGGGGCAACTCCGCTGGGACGACATGCTCGCACACCCCCTCGCGGTCCACGACGCCGTCGAGACCCGCGGCATCGTCCGCTACTACGACAACAACAACTTCTACCGCGAACCCGTCGTCACCGACGACCTCGGCTTCTCGGGCGACGTCGCGGGCGAACTCGAGTCCGCGGCCGACCTGACCGACGGCGGTCTACAGGCGGTCCTCCCCGGCCCGTACTCGCTTTCCGACCTCGCGACCGACGAGCACTACGGCGACGATGCGGCGTTTCTCGCGGCCGTCGCCGACTTCCTCGCCGGCGAGGTCGAGGCGTTCCCCGACCACGAGACGCTGTTCCTGCTCGAACCCTCGCTCGTCGAGACCCCGCCGGACGACGGCGCCGACGAGCGCGCAAGCGAGGCCATCGACGCCGTCGCGGCCGCGACCGACGCGGACGTCGTCGTCCAGCCCTACTGGGGCGCCCTCGACGAGAAGGTCCACGCCCACCTGCTCGACGCCGACGTCGACGCGGTCGGCTACGACTTCGTCGCCGACCACGAGGCGAACCGCTACCTCCTGCAGGAGTACGGGACGAAAGGCGACGTCGCGCTCGGACTGGCCGACGGCCAGAACACGCTGGTCGAGGAACCCGAGGCGATCCGCGAGCGCGCCGACTGGGTGTTCGAGCACCTCCCCGTCACGGAGTTCGACACCGTCTACCTGACGACCAACACCGAGACGTTCTACCTGCCCTACGGCAAGTTCGAGGAGAAACTGGCCGCCCTCGCCGAGGCCGCGACCCTCCCGGAGGTGACCCCCGCATGA
- a CDS encoding methionine synthase, whose product MSTKDQFRPEDHPNDHFLLTTVVGSYPKPKWLNRATDLYEDPDHEFDADDWREAKDDAARLITDEHERAGLDVVVDGEMRRNEMVEYFAHRIEGYEFNGPVKVWGHNYFDKPSVVSEVEYDETWLVDEYEFTAAASDRPVKVPITGPYTLANWSFNEAYDDEESLAYDLADLVNEEIEKLVDAGARYIQIDEPALATTPDDHAIVGECLERIVDDVPEDVRVGLHVCYGDYSRIYPEMLEFPVDEFDLELANGDYEQLDVFKDPAFTKDLALGVTDAHVAEVESVERIEENITKGLEVVPPEQLVVSPDCGLKLLPREVAYGKMANMVEAARNVEARLDAGEVDVERAPAPADD is encoded by the coding sequence ATGAGCACGAAAGACCAGTTCCGACCCGAGGACCACCCGAACGACCACTTCCTCCTGACGACCGTCGTCGGTAGCTATCCCAAGCCGAAGTGGCTCAACCGCGCGACGGACCTGTACGAGGACCCCGACCACGAGTTCGACGCCGACGACTGGCGGGAGGCGAAAGACGACGCCGCGCGCCTGATCACCGACGAGCACGAGCGCGCCGGCCTCGACGTCGTCGTCGACGGCGAGATGCGCCGCAACGAGATGGTCGAGTACTTCGCCCACCGCATCGAGGGCTACGAGTTCAACGGCCCCGTCAAGGTCTGGGGGCACAACTACTTCGACAAGCCCTCCGTGGTGTCGGAGGTCGAGTACGACGAGACGTGGCTCGTCGACGAGTACGAGTTCACCGCCGCCGCGAGCGACCGCCCCGTCAAGGTGCCGATCACGGGGCCGTACACGCTCGCGAACTGGTCGTTCAACGAGGCCTACGACGACGAGGAGAGCCTCGCGTACGACCTCGCGGACCTCGTCAACGAGGAGATCGAGAAACTCGTCGACGCCGGCGCCCGCTACATCCAGATCGACGAACCCGCCCTCGCGACGACGCCCGACGACCACGCCATCGTCGGCGAGTGTCTGGAGCGGATCGTCGACGACGTCCCCGAGGACGTCCGCGTCGGCCTGCACGTCTGCTACGGCGACTACTCGCGTATCTACCCCGAGATGCTCGAGTTCCCCGTCGACGAGTTCGACCTCGAACTCGCCAACGGCGACTACGAGCAACTCGACGTCTTCAAAGACCCCGCGTTCACGAAGGACCTCGCGCTCGGGGTCACCGACGCCCACGTCGCCGAGGTCGAGTCCGTCGAACGGATCGAGGAGAACATCACGAAGGGACTGGAGGTCGTCCCGCCGGAGCAACTCGTCGTCTCGCCGGACTGCGGGCTGAAACTCCTGCCCCGCGAGGTCGCCTACGGCAAGATGGCCAACATGGTCGAGGCGGCCCGCAACGTCGAGGCCAGACTCGACGCCGGCGAGGTCGACGTCGAGCGCGCGCCCGCGCCCGCCGACGACTGA
- a CDS encoding glycoside hydrolase family 3 protein, protein MSDDRTADADGVDASRRTFMRATGAATAASAVGAGAAGATTGEAKRTKRTVEDLIESMTLEQKVGQMTQVAVDDPEEGFDPDDPFLMHDQPDTVGELFTDLHVGSILNGGASGPTWDGEEFVAGLNGLQRHTVENTEHGIPFLWGGDALHGNCLLDGCTSFPQRLNMGATRDLDLVEAAATHTGEAVAAMGGHWNFGPTTDLLRDMRWGRFFEGHSEDSMLLGEMAAARARGFEDNGRVAATVKHFAGYGTPNTGKDRAHARTSMRDLRTRQLPAYARALAEAKTVMVNSGAVNGKPAHASDWLLTQVLRDRYGFDGVILSDWDDFLRLITNHEYLPDTEEGWRRAITEGILAGVDMHMCGGEVAPADFIETTVDLVESGEIPEERIDESVRRILELKAELGLFDDPYAPEDEIGDLVGGARDVSEGLAKESLVLLKNEDGTLPLSGTERVLLTGPGVEDGMPNRFLMQHGGWTLGWQGIEEGYPTEDGPRPRQSTLEGALADRLGDRLTHVPTEFSAAPYASIYETFDNGFFDVTDEQEAAIREAAPESDAVVVVLGEGPHNEGFGDRDKMRFPEAQRDLVELLAAETGADTPLVGVVLAGSPRGTEATFQHLDAVLFAGQPGSDAGVAVADTLFGDYNPSGRLPFTWEANVGHVPLFYDDYPPRQSVGASAGTVQFEFGHGLSYTDWAYSNLSIDPDSVANPAKKATVTATVAVENVGERPGEHVVEVYNTESYGSVLQPHRRLMGFARVDLDPGESTTVEIDLDLSTLEVIPGDVPGHRVRVVEAGEYEIAVGSDWVYGGDDGEDGATATLTVRKTVPVTDPEPMPGRYDIDNDGDEDFDDAMELYRRLKRRE, encoded by the coding sequence ATGTCCGATGATCGAACGGCCGACGCCGATGGCGTCGACGCGTCCCGGCGGACGTTCATGCGAGCGACCGGCGCGGCGACCGCGGCGTCCGCGGTCGGCGCCGGCGCCGCGGGTGCGACGACGGGAGAGGCAAAGCGCACGAAACGGACCGTCGAGGACCTGATCGAGTCGATGACCCTCGAACAGAAGGTCGGCCAGATGACGCAGGTGGCGGTCGACGACCCGGAGGAGGGGTTCGACCCCGACGATCCGTTCCTCATGCACGACCAACCGGACACCGTCGGCGAGTTGTTCACCGACCTCCACGTGGGATCGATACTCAACGGCGGCGCCTCGGGGCCGACCTGGGACGGCGAGGAGTTCGTCGCGGGACTCAACGGCCTCCAGCGGCACACCGTCGAGAACACCGAGCACGGAATCCCGTTCCTCTGGGGCGGCGACGCGCTGCACGGGAACTGCCTGCTCGACGGCTGTACGAGCTTTCCCCAGCGGCTGAACATGGGCGCCACGCGGGACCTCGACCTCGTCGAGGCGGCCGCGACCCACACCGGCGAGGCGGTCGCGGCGATGGGCGGTCACTGGAACTTCGGGCCCACGACCGACCTCCTGCGTGACATGCGCTGGGGCCGGTTCTTCGAGGGTCACAGCGAGGACTCGATGCTGCTCGGCGAGATGGCCGCGGCCCGGGCGCGGGGCTTCGAGGACAACGGCCGCGTCGCCGCGACGGTCAAACACTTCGCCGGCTACGGAACCCCCAACACGGGGAAGGACCGCGCCCACGCGCGTACGTCGATGCGCGACCTCCGCACGCGGCAGTTGCCCGCGTACGCCCGGGCGCTCGCGGAGGCGAAGACGGTGATGGTAAACAGCGGCGCGGTCAACGGCAAGCCCGCCCACGCCTCCGACTGGCTGCTGACGCAGGTGCTACGCGACCGCTACGGCTTCGACGGCGTGATCCTGAGCGACTGGGACGACTTCCTGCGGCTGATCACCAACCACGAGTACCTGCCCGACACCGAGGAGGGGTGGCGACGGGCGATCACGGAGGGCATTCTGGCCGGCGTCGATATGCACATGTGCGGCGGCGAGGTCGCCCCCGCCGACTTCATCGAGACGACCGTCGACCTCGTCGAGAGCGGCGAGATCCCCGAGGAGCGGATCGACGAGTCCGTGCGGCGCATCCTCGAACTCAAGGCCGAACTCGGGCTGTTCGACGACCCCTACGCGCCGGAGGACGAGATCGGTGACCTCGTCGGCGGCGCACGGGACGTCTCCGAGGGGTTGGCAAAGGAGTCGCTCGTCCTCCTGAAGAACGAAGACGGGACGCTCCCACTTTCCGGGACGGAACGGGTCCTCCTGACCGGACCCGGCGTGGAGGACGGGATGCCGAACCGCTTTTTGATGCAACACGGCGGCTGGACGCTCGGCTGGCAGGGGATCGAGGAGGGGTACCCGACCGAGGACGGGCCGCGACCCCGCCAGAGCACCCTCGAAGGGGCGCTGGCCGACCGGCTGGGCGACCGCCTGACACACGTGCCGACCGAGTTTTCGGCCGCACCCTACGCGAGCATCTACGAGACCTTCGACAACGGCTTCTTCGACGTGACCGACGAGCAGGAGGCCGCGATCCGCGAGGCGGCGCCCGAGTCGGACGCGGTGGTCGTCGTGCTCGGCGAGGGGCCGCACAACGAGGGCTTCGGCGACCGCGACAAGATGCGCTTCCCCGAAGCGCAGCGCGACCTCGTCGAACTGCTGGCCGCCGAGACGGGCGCGGACACCCCGCTCGTGGGGGTCGTCCTCGCCGGGAGTCCCCGCGGAACGGAGGCGACGTTCCAGCACCTCGACGCGGTCCTCTTCGCCGGTCAGCCGGGGAGCGACGCCGGCGTCGCGGTGGCGGACACGCTGTTCGGCGACTACAACCCGTCCGGGCGGCTCCCGTTCACCTGGGAGGCGAACGTCGGCCACGTGCCGCTGTTCTACGACGACTACCCGCCGCGACAGTCCGTCGGCGCGAGCGCGGGGACCGTCCAGTTCGAGTTCGGCCACGGCCTCTCGTACACCGACTGGGCGTACTCGAACCTCTCGATCGACCCCGACTCGGTGGCGAACCCGGCCAAAAAGGCGACCGTCACGGCGACGGTGGCAGTCGAGAACGTCGGCGAACGACCGGGCGAGCACGTCGTCGAGGTGTACAACACCGAGTCGTACGGGTCGGTCCTCCAGCCCCACCGTCGGCTGATGGGCTTCGCGCGCGTCGACCTCGACCCCGGCGAGTCGACGACGGTCGAGATCGATCTCGACCTCTCGACGCTCGAGGTGATCCCCGGCGACGTGCCCGGCCACCGCGTGCGCGTGGTCGAAGCCGGCGAGTACGAGATCGCCGTCGGCTCCGACTGGGTCTACGGCGGGGACGACGGCGAGGACGGCGCGACGGCGACGCTGACCGTCCGCAAGACCGTCCCCGTCACGGATCCCGAGCCGATGCCCGGCCGGTACGACATCGACAACGACGGCGACGAGGACTTCGACGACGCGATGGAACTGTACCGACGGCTCAAACGGCGCGAGTAG
- a CDS encoding Gfo/Idh/MocA family protein: MTLRVGVLGYRFMGKAHANAMARLPMFFPDAPDVERGVLVGRDEAALAAAADRLGFEEISTDWADVVESVDVFYNLGPNHVHAEPSIAALEAGTPVFCEKPLAPTLDEAEEMAAAAREAGVPAGAAFNYRFVPAIRYAKELIEAGELGEIHHVRGRYLQDWLVDPEAPWSWRNDAEMAGSGALGDLGAHTVDLVRFLVGDVARVSGQLTTFVDERPVEGSDETRPVTVDDAYTAQIELENGAVGTLEASRFANGHKNDHTIEINGSKGSLRFSLERLNELELLSEGDRGYETILVTDEDDPYVDHWWPPGHVIGWEHTFVHENYEFLSAVADDGAFEPGFEDGLAAQRVLAAIEESDDRGEWIATE; encoded by the coding sequence ATGACGCTACGAGTCGGCGTACTTGGGTACCGCTTCATGGGCAAGGCCCACGCGAACGCGATGGCGCGGCTGCCGATGTTCTTCCCGGACGCCCCCGACGTCGAGCGCGGCGTGCTGGTCGGCCGCGACGAGGCGGCGCTCGCGGCGGCGGCCGACAGGCTGGGGTTCGAGGAGATCTCGACCGACTGGGCCGACGTGGTCGAGTCGGTCGACGTCTTCTACAACCTCGGGCCGAACCACGTCCACGCCGAGCCGTCGATCGCGGCGCTCGAAGCCGGCACCCCGGTGTTCTGCGAGAAGCCGCTGGCGCCGACGCTCGACGAGGCCGAGGAGATGGCCGCCGCGGCCCGCGAGGCGGGGGTGCCGGCCGGGGCGGCGTTCAACTACCGGTTCGTCCCCGCGATCCGGTACGCGAAGGAACTGATCGAGGCCGGCGAACTGGGCGAAATCCACCACGTCCGGGGCCGGTACCTCCAGGACTGGCTGGTCGACCCCGAGGCGCCGTGGTCGTGGCGCAACGACGCCGAGATGGCCGGTTCGGGCGCGCTGGGCGACCTCGGCGCGCACACGGTCGACCTCGTGCGCTTTCTCGTCGGCGACGTCGCGCGCGTCAGCGGCCAGTTGACGACCTTCGTCGACGAGCGGCCCGTCGAGGGGAGCGACGAGACCCGCCCCGTCACCGTCGACGACGCCTACACCGCCCAGATCGAACTCGAGAACGGCGCCGTCGGCACGCTCGAAGCCTCGCGGTTCGCGAACGGCCACAAGAACGACCACACGATCGAGATCAACGGCTCGAAGGGGAGCCTGCGGTTCTCGCTCGAACGGCTGAACGAACTCGAACTGCTGTCCGAGGGCGACCGCGGCTACGAGACGATCCTCGTCACCGACGAGGACGACCCCTACGTCGACCACTGGTGGCCGCCGGGCCACGTCATCGGCTGGGAGCACACGTTCGTCCACGAGAACTACGAGTTCCTCTCGGCCGTGGCCGACGACGGCGCGTTCGAACCCGGATTCGAGGACGGCCTCGCCGCCCAGCGGGTCCTCGCGGCGATCGAGGAGAGCGACGACCGTGGCGAGTGGATCGCGACCGAGTAG
- a CDS encoding AI-2E family transporter: MCAFHEWDGRRSVWAGLGLAIAVAIGFALYSYLGTLLFAIFLYYATRPLYRLLDRRVAHPNVTASITILLVVLPMLAVVGYAALAALRELDQFLAASDLEAYRSALEPYLSMARERDVGRLREALASDTGRSVTSALQQGIPAAFGPLSSIAGSVFGILARIFLMITFLFYLLRDDSKLRRWFSRSVDHDEDLVSFLEAVDDDLETIFVGNLAIVGVAAVIAAGTYLALNLFAPGGQVVATPVLLAFLIGIGTLIPAVGMKIVYVPYGLYLLVLSLAGPAPLWQPIAFFLLSFTVVDTVPDFFARSLLSARSGIHMGLVLLGYFLGTLAFGWYGLFLGPIVVVLAVHFAHRRFPPLASTLLAE; encoded by the coding sequence ATGTGCGCGTTCCACGAGTGGGACGGCCGCCGTTCCGTCTGGGCGGGTCTCGGACTGGCAATCGCCGTCGCGATCGGATTCGCCCTCTACAGCTACCTCGGGACCCTGCTCTTCGCGATCTTCCTCTACTACGCCACCCGTCCACTCTACCGCCTGCTCGATCGGCGCGTCGCCCACCCGAACGTCACGGCCTCGATCACGATCCTGCTCGTCGTCCTGCCGATGCTAGCCGTCGTCGGCTATGCGGCCCTCGCGGCCCTCCGCGAACTCGACCAGTTCCTCGCCGCCAGCGACCTCGAAGCCTACCGGTCGGCCCTCGAACCGTACCTCTCGATGGCTCGCGAACGGGACGTGGGTCGCCTTCGGGAGGCGCTCGCCTCGGACACCGGCCGATCGGTCACCTCGGCGCTCCAGCAGGGGATTCCGGCCGCCTTCGGTCCACTCTCGTCGATCGCGGGATCCGTCTTCGGAATCCTCGCGCGGATCTTCCTCATGATCACGTTCCTCTTTTACCTGCTGCGGGACGACTCGAAGCTTCGACGGTGGTTCTCGAGGAGCGTCGACCACGACGAGGACCTCGTCTCGTTCCTCGAAGCGGTCGACGACGACCTCGAGACGATCTTCGTCGGCAACCTCGCGATCGTCGGGGTCGCGGCCGTCATCGCCGCCGGCACCTACCTCGCCCTGAACCTGTTCGCGCCCGGCGGTCAGGTCGTCGCCACGCCGGTGTTGCTCGCCTTTCTGATCGGGATCGGGACGCTGATCCCGGCCGTCGGGATGAAGATCGTCTACGTCCCGTACGGGCTGTACCTCCTCGTCCTGTCGCTCGCGGGTCCGGCGCCGCTCTGGCAGCCGATCGCGTTTTTCCTCCTCTCGTTTACCGTCGTCGACACCGTTCCGGACTTCTTCGCCCGGTCGTTGCTCTCCGCACGGAGCGGGATTCACATGGGGCTCGTCCTCCTCGGATACTTCCTCGGGACGCTGGCGTTCGGCTGGTACGGCCTGTTTCTCGGGCCGATCGTCGTCGTCCTCGCGGTGCATTTCGCCCACCGGAGATTTCCCCCACTCGCGAGCACGCTCCTCGCCGAGTGA